From Cyclopterus lumpus isolate fCycLum1 chromosome 2, fCycLum1.pri, whole genome shotgun sequence, a single genomic window includes:
- the LOC117743271 gene encoding mitogen-activated protein kinase kinase kinase kinase 4-like isoform X11: protein MANDSPAKSLVDIDLASLRDPAGIFELVEVVGNGTYGQVYKGRHVKTGQLAAIKVMDVTEDEEEEIKLEINMLKKYSHHRNIATYYGAFIKKSPPGHDDQLWLVMEFCGAGSITDLVKNTKGNQLKEDWIGYISREILRGLAHLHAHHVIHRDIKGQNVLLTENAEVKLVDFGVSAQLDRTVGRRNTFIGTPYWMAPEVIACDENPDATYDYRSDLWSCGITAIEMAEGAPPLCDMHPMRALFLIPRNPPPRLKSKKWSKKFFSFIEGCLVKNYTQRPPTDQLLKHPFIRDQPNERQVRIQLKDHIDRTKKKRGEKDETEYEYSGSEEEEEDPPEQEGEPSSIVNVPGESTLRRDFIRLQQENKERSEALRRQQLLQEQQLREQEEYKRQLLAERQKRIEQQKEQRRRLEEQQRREREMRRQQEREQRRREQEEKRRVEEMDRRRKEEEERRRADDEKRRNDREQDYIRRQLEEEQRHLEMLQEQLLREQAMLLEFKWRELEEQRKAERLHKRLQQEQAYLLSLQHESKQSPGNKTKLPSDHSSPPQTSTLPPSRVLTASPQARVLERTVSSRALQTAPSDSPKSQAAVPEKTDSDETCPSQLSNSPDPPQTPTDSEPPQAQGLEPDRPAEPVSDPPQPIREADERYRKNIQGSPQIAPPSKQPPLPPRSSEPFSNGGSSSEASAMHRPMEPQVPVRTTSRSPVLSRRESPLPSQPGNQGGQRSAAGNVEQRPLWDRVEKLQPRPGSGSSSGSSNSSSQASPGDRFRPRSSSKSEGSPLQRPENVPKKPDEKNLARPTRPADLTALAKELRAVDDVRPPHKVTDYSSSSEDSGTTDEEDDEEVDQEAGEESTSGAEDSRAGRLSNGETESAKTMLMEDSESDQGMTPSKDGTLVIRQSTVDIKQLVNLSSPSAGLVHVHGQPQTPSHGLAEKNGFAGRIHHLPDLIQQSHHSPSSSTTIPSSSSSSSSSSFPSSSSYASPAMSPQNSLDELTAMESQSESNSMSKHKSSSSFTPFIDPRLLQISPSSGSSLNNMAAFGPDGRLADPLKSDPSRKGSVVNVNPVNTRPPSDTPEIRKYKKRFNSEILCAALWGVNLLVGTESGLMLLDRSGQGKVYPLINRRRVQQMDVLEGLNVLVTISGKKNKLRVYYLSWLRNKILHNDPEVEKKQGWVNVGELEGCVHYKVVKYERIKFLVLALKNAVEVYAWAPKPYHKFMAFKSFGDLVHKPLLVDLTVEEGQRLKVIYGSCSGFHAVDVDSGAVYDIYLPTHIQTSIQCHAIIILPNTDGIELLVCYEDEGVYVNTYGRITKDVVLQWGEMPTSVAYIRSNQIMGWGEKAIEIRSVETGHLDGVFMHKRAQRLKFLCERNDKVFFASVRAGGASQVYFMTLGRTSLMSW from the exons GGACGACACGTCAAGACTGGACAGCTGGCTGCCATCAAAGTCATGGACGTCACAGAG gatgaagaggaggaaattaAACTGGAGATCAATATGCTGAAGAAGTATTCCCACCACAGAAACATAGCCACCTACTATGGTGCTTTCATTAAGAAGAGCCCCCCGGGACACGATGACCAGCTATGG TTGGTGATGGAGTTCTGTGGAGCTGGTTCGATCACAGACCTGGTGAAGAACACCAAGGGGAACCAGCTGAAAGAAGACTGGATCGGCTACATCTCCAGAGAGATCCTCAGG gGTCTGGCCCACCTTCATGCCCACCACGTTATCCACCGTGACATCAAGGGCCAGAACGTCCTGTTGACGGAGAATGCCGAAGTCAAACTAG TCGACTTTGGCGTGAGTGCTCAGCTCGACCGGACCGTGGGGAGGAGAAACACCTTCATCGGGACCCCTTACTGGATGGCCCCTGAGGTCATTGCTTGTGACGAGAACCCAGACGCTACATATGATTACAGA AGTGATCTCTGGTCTTGTGGAATCACAGCTATTGAAATGGCCGAAGGAGCACCAC CACTTTGTGACATGCACCCAATGCGTGCACTCTTCCTCATTCCAAGAAACCCTCCGCCCAGACTCAAGTCAAAAAAATG GTCCAAAAAGTTTTTCAGTTTCATCGAGGGCTGTCTGGTGAAGAACTACACACAGCGCCCCCCGACAGACCAGCTGCTTAAGCACCCCTTTATCCGGGACCAGCCCAACGAGAGGCAAGTCCGCATCCAGCTCAAAGACCACATCGACCGTAccaagaagaagaggggagagaaag ATGAGACGGAGTACGAGTACAGtggcagtgaggaggaggaagaggatccTCCAGAGCAGGAGGGAGAACCCAG CTCCATCGTCAATGTGCCAGGTGAGTCCACGCTGCGGCGCGACTTCATCCgcctgcagcaggagaacaaggagCGATCGGAGGCTCTCCGAcgccagcagctcctccaggagcagcagctccgggagcaggaggagtacaAGCGCCAACTACTGGCCGAGAGGCAGAAACGCATTgagcagcagaaggagcagaggaggcgGCTGGAGGAG CAACAGCGCCGCGAACGGGAGatgaggaggcagcaggagcGCGAGCAGCGTCGGCGCgagcaggaggaaaagaggcGCGTTGAAGAAATGGATCGTAGAcgcaaagaagaggaggaacgcCGGCGGGCTGACgacgagaagaggaggaacgaTCGCGAACAG GATTACATCAGAcgtcagctggaggaggagcagagacacctggagatgctgcaggagcagCTGCTCCGTGAACAggccatgctgctg GAGTTCAAGTGGCGGGAGCTCGAGGAGCAGCGCAAGGCCGAGCGACTCCATAAGCGCCTGCAGCAGGAGCAGGCCTACCTGCTATCGCTCCAGCATGAATCTAAACAGTCGCCTGGCAACAAGACCAAACTCCCCTCAGACCATAGCTCACCTCCACAGACCTCCACCCTGCCCCCCAGCAGAGTCCTCACCGCAAGCCCTCAAGCTCGGGTCCTTGAAAGGACCGTTTCCTCCAGAGCCCTTCAGACAGCCCCCTCAGACAGCCCTAAGTCCCAGGCGGCAGTGCCAGAGAAGACTGACTCTGATGAAACCTGTCCAAGCCAGCTCTCAAACTCACCCGACCCCCCTCAGACCCCCACTGACTCTGAACCTCCCCAGGCACAAGGTTTGGAGCCCGATAGGCCTGCAGAGCCTGTCAGCGATCCTCCTCAGCCTATCCGAGAG GCCGATGAGCGGTACCGTAAGAACATTCAGGGCTCCCCTCAGATTGCCCCTCCTTCCAAGCAGCCCCCTCTGCCTCCCCGCTCCTCTGAACCGTTCTCCAATGGCGGCTCCTCCTCCGAGGCCTCCGCCATGCACCGGCCCATGGAGCCTCAG GTCCCAGTGAGGACAACATCCAGGTCTCCGGTACTGTCGCGCCGAGAGTCCCCTCTGCCATCACAGCCCGGCAACCAGGGTGGACAGAGGAGCGCTGCAGG TAATGTGGAGCAGCGGCCGCTGTGGGACCGAGTGGAGAAGCTGCAGCCTCGGCCAGGCAGCGGCAGCTCCTCCGGCTCCTCCAACTCCAGCTCCCAGGCCAGTCCCGGTGACCGCTTCCGACCACGCT CTTCCTCCAAATCTGAAGGATCGCCTCTCCAGCGGCCTGAAAATGTTCCCAAAAAACCAGATGAAAAGAACCTCGCCAGGCCAACTCGACCAGCT GATCTGACTGCTCTGGCCAAGGAGCTTCGTGCGGTAGACGACGTGAGGCCTCCCCACAAAGTCACCGACTATTCCTCCTCAAGCGAGGATTCGGGCACCACCGACGAGGAAGACGATGAGGAGGTGGACCAGGAGGCGGGAGAGGAGTCCACCTCGGGAGCTGAGGACTCCAGGGCTGG GAGGCTGAGCAACGGGGAGACGGAGTCGGCTAAGACCATGCTGATGGAAGACTCTGAGAGCGACCAAGGCATGACGCCCTCCAAGGATGGCACGCTGGTCATCAGACAG AGCACCGTTGACATAAAGCAGTTGGTCaatctctcctctccctcggCTGGCCTTGTTCACGTCCACGGCCAGCCCCAAACCCCCAGCCACGGCCTCGCCGAGAAAAACGGCTTTGCCGGCCGCATACACCACCTACCAGACCTTATCCAGCAGAGCCATCACTCGCCTTCCTCTTCCACAAccatcccttcctcctcctcctcctcctcctcttcctccttcccctcatCATCTAGCTATGCCAGCCCTGCCATGTCCCCACAGAACTCCCTGGACGAGCTCACTGCCATGGAG TCCCAGTCAGAAAGCAACTCCATGTCCAAACAcaagtcttcctcctccttcactcccttCATCGACCCTCGTCTTCTCCAGATCTCTCCATCCAGCGGCAGCTCCCTCAACAACATGG CAGCATTTGGGCCGGACGGACGGCTTGCAGACCCGCTGAAATCCGACCCGTCCCGTAAAGGCTCGGTGGTCAACGTCAACCCGGTCAACACGCGCCCGCCGAGCGACACGCCAGAGATTCGCAAGTACAAGAAGAGGTTCAACTCTGAGATCCTGTGTGCTGCGCTCTGGG GAGTCAACCTGCTGGTGGGAACAGAGAGTGGTCTGATGCTGCTGGACCGGAGCGGTCAGGGGAAGGTCTACCCTCTGATCAACCGGAGACGCGTCCAGCAGATGGACGTCCTGGAGGGACTCAACGTCCTGGTCACCATATCGG gcaAAAAGAACAAGCTGCGGGTGTACTATCTGTCGTGGCTGAGAAACAAGATTTTGCACAACGACCCTGAGGTGGAGAAGAAGCAGGGCTGGGTTAACGTGGGCGAACTGGAGGGTTGCGTTCACTACAAAGTCG TGAAATACGAGAGGATTAAGTTCTTGGTGCTGGCCTTGAAGAACGCTGTGGAGGTGTACGCCTGGGCCCCCAAACCCTACCACAAATTCATGGCCTTTAAG TCTTTTGGTGATCTGGTGCACAAGCCTCTGCTAGTTGACTTGACAGTGGAGGAAGGCCAGAGGTTAAAGGTCATCTATGGCTCCTGTTCAGGCTTCCATGCTGTGGATGTGGACTCCGGTGCCGTCTATGACATCTACCTGCCCACACAT ATCCAGACCAGCATTCAGTGCCACGCCATCATCATCTTGCCCAACACTGACGGCATCGAGCTGCTGGTGTGTTACGAGGACGAGGGCGTCTACGTCAACACCTACGGGCGCATCACCAAGGACGTGGTGCTGCAGTGGGGAGAAATGCCGACTTCAGTGG CCTACATTAGGTCAAACCAGATCATGGGCTGGGGTGAGAAGGCCATAGAGATCCGCTCAGTGGAGACGGGCCACCTGGACGGCGTCTTCATGCACAAGAGAGCCCAGAGACTTAAGTTCCTTTGCGAGAGGAATGACAAG GTCTTCTTCGCCTCCGTGCGCGCTGGAGGTGCCAGCCAGGTGTACTTCATGACCCTGGGACGCACTTCCCTCATGAGCTGGTAG
- the LOC117743271 gene encoding mitogen-activated protein kinase kinase kinase kinase 4-like isoform X13 yields MANDSPAKSLVDIDLASLRDPAGIFELVEVVGNGTYGQVYKGRHVKTGQLAAIKVMDVTEDEEEEIKLEINMLKKYSHHRNIATYYGAFIKKSPPGHDDQLWLVMEFCGAGSITDLVKNTKGNQLKEDWIGYISREILRGLAHLHAHHVIHRDIKGQNVLLTENAEVKLVDFGVSAQLDRTVGRRNTFIGTPYWMAPEVIACDENPDATYDYRSDLWSCGITAIEMAEGAPPLCDMHPMRALFLIPRNPPPRLKSKKWSKKFFSFIEGCLVKNYTQRPPTDQLLKHPFIRDQPNERQVRIQLKDHIDRTKKKRGEKDETEYEYSGSEEEEEDPPEQEGEPSSIVNVPGESTLRRDFIRLQQENKERSEALRRQQLLQEQQLREQEEYKRQLLAERQKRIEQQKEQRRRLEEQQRREREMRRQQEREQRRREQEEKRRVEEMDRRRKEEEERRRADDEKRRNDREQDYIRRQLEEEQRHLEMLQEQLLREQAMLLVSHTHAAHYSKADERYRKNIQGSPQIAPPSKQPPLPPRSSEPFSNGGSSSEASAMHRPMEPQVQWSHLAALKSSNSAAPSPPPPPLPPPPPPVVSRSQSFSEPGGVNSNFAQLHLRSQDPHHHHPSPARTDPQPPLHHPQAHNRASGEEAPPKVPVRTTSRSPVLSRRESPLPSQPGNQGGQRSAAGNVEQRPLWDRVEKLQPRPGSGSSSGSSNSSSQASPGDRFRPRCESPASSKSEGSPLQRPENVPKKPDEKNLARPTRPAGDADLTALAKELRAVDDVRPPHKVTDYSSSSEDSGTTDEEDDEEVDQEAGEESTSGAEDSRAGYSHGFRRRLSNGETESAKTMLMEDSESDQGMTPSKDGTLVIRQSTVDIKQLVNLSSPSAGLVHVHGQPQTPSHGLAEKNGFAGRIHHLPDLIQQSHHSPSSSTTIPSSSSSSSSSSFPSSSSYASPAMSPQNSLDELTAMESQSESNSMSKHKSSSSFTPFIDPRLLQISPSSGSSLNNMAAFGPDGRLADPLKSDPSRKGSVVNVNPVNTRPPSDTPEIRKYKKRFNSEILCAALWGVNLLVGTESGLMLLDRSGQGKVYPLINRRRVQQMDVLEGLNVLVTISGKKNKLRVYYLSWLRNKILHNDPEVEKKQGWVNVGELEGCVHYKVVKYERIKFLVLALKNAVEVYAWAPKPYHKFMAFKSFGDLVHKPLLVDLTVEEGQRLKVIYGSCSGFHAVDVDSGAVYDIYLPTHIQTSIQCHAIIILPNTDGIELLVCYEDEGVYVNTYGRITKDVVLQWGEMPTSVAYIRSNQIMGWGEKAIEIRSVETGHLDGVFMHKRAQRLKFLCERNDKVFFASVRAGGASQVYFMTLGRTSLMSW; encoded by the exons GGACGACACGTCAAGACTGGACAGCTGGCTGCCATCAAAGTCATGGACGTCACAGAG gatgaagaggaggaaattaAACTGGAGATCAATATGCTGAAGAAGTATTCCCACCACAGAAACATAGCCACCTACTATGGTGCTTTCATTAAGAAGAGCCCCCCGGGACACGATGACCAGCTATGG TTGGTGATGGAGTTCTGTGGAGCTGGTTCGATCACAGACCTGGTGAAGAACACCAAGGGGAACCAGCTGAAAGAAGACTGGATCGGCTACATCTCCAGAGAGATCCTCAGG gGTCTGGCCCACCTTCATGCCCACCACGTTATCCACCGTGACATCAAGGGCCAGAACGTCCTGTTGACGGAGAATGCCGAAGTCAAACTAG TCGACTTTGGCGTGAGTGCTCAGCTCGACCGGACCGTGGGGAGGAGAAACACCTTCATCGGGACCCCTTACTGGATGGCCCCTGAGGTCATTGCTTGTGACGAGAACCCAGACGCTACATATGATTACAGA AGTGATCTCTGGTCTTGTGGAATCACAGCTATTGAAATGGCCGAAGGAGCACCAC CACTTTGTGACATGCACCCAATGCGTGCACTCTTCCTCATTCCAAGAAACCCTCCGCCCAGACTCAAGTCAAAAAAATG GTCCAAAAAGTTTTTCAGTTTCATCGAGGGCTGTCTGGTGAAGAACTACACACAGCGCCCCCCGACAGACCAGCTGCTTAAGCACCCCTTTATCCGGGACCAGCCCAACGAGAGGCAAGTCCGCATCCAGCTCAAAGACCACATCGACCGTAccaagaagaagaggggagagaaag ATGAGACGGAGTACGAGTACAGtggcagtgaggaggaggaagaggatccTCCAGAGCAGGAGGGAGAACCCAG CTCCATCGTCAATGTGCCAGGTGAGTCCACGCTGCGGCGCGACTTCATCCgcctgcagcaggagaacaaggagCGATCGGAGGCTCTCCGAcgccagcagctcctccaggagcagcagctccgggagcaggaggagtacaAGCGCCAACTACTGGCCGAGAGGCAGAAACGCATTgagcagcagaaggagcagaggaggcgGCTGGAGGAG CAACAGCGCCGCGAACGGGAGatgaggaggcagcaggagcGCGAGCAGCGTCGGCGCgagcaggaggaaaagaggcGCGTTGAAGAAATGGATCGTAGAcgcaaagaagaggaggaacgcCGGCGGGCTGACgacgagaagaggaggaacgaTCGCGAACAG GATTACATCAGAcgtcagctggaggaggagcagagacacctggagatgctgcaggagcagCTGCTCCGTGAACAggccatgctgctggtcagtcACACACATGCTGCCCATTACAGTAAA GCCGATGAGCGGTACCGTAAGAACATTCAGGGCTCCCCTCAGATTGCCCCTCCTTCCAAGCAGCCCCCTCTGCCTCCCCGCTCCTCTGAACCGTTCTCCAATGGCGGCTCCTCCTCCGAGGCCTCCGCCATGCACCGGCCCATGGAGCCTCAG GTCCAGTGGTCCCACCTGGCTGCTCTAAAAAGCAGCAACAGCGccgccccctctcctcctcctcctcctcttcctcctcctcctccgcccgtGGTCTCTCGCTCCCAGTCCTTCAGCGAGCCCGGCGGCGTGAACTCTAACTTTGCACAACTCCACCTGCGTTCCCAGGacccccaccatcaccacccATCGCCCGCACGCACTGATCCCCAACCTCCCCTCCACCACCCTCAGGCCCACAATAGGGCCAGCGGCGAGGAGGCACCTCCCAAG GTCCCAGTGAGGACAACATCCAGGTCTCCGGTACTGTCGCGCCGAGAGTCCCCTCTGCCATCACAGCCCGGCAACCAGGGTGGACAGAGGAGCGCTGCAGG TAATGTGGAGCAGCGGCCGCTGTGGGACCGAGTGGAGAAGCTGCAGCCTCGGCCAGGCAGCGGCAGCTCCTCCGGCTCCTCCAACTCCAGCTCCCAGGCCAGTCCCGGTGACCGCTTCCGACCACGCTGTGAGTCCCCTG CTTCCTCCAAATCTGAAGGATCGCCTCTCCAGCGGCCTGAAAATGTTCCCAAAAAACCAGATGAAAAGAACCTCGCCAGGCCAACTCGACCAGCT GGTGATGCG GATCTGACTGCTCTGGCCAAGGAGCTTCGTGCGGTAGACGACGTGAGGCCTCCCCACAAAGTCACCGACTATTCCTCCTCAAGCGAGGATTCGGGCACCACCGACGAGGAAGACGATGAGGAGGTGGACCAGGAGGCGGGAGAGGAGTCCACCTCGGGAGCTGAGGACTCCAGGGCTGG ATATTCCCATGGCTTCCGCAGGAGGCTGAGCAACGGGGAGACGGAGTCGGCTAAGACCATGCTGATGGAAGACTCTGAGAGCGACCAAGGCATGACGCCCTCCAAGGATGGCACGCTGGTCATCAGACAG AGCACCGTTGACATAAAGCAGTTGGTCaatctctcctctccctcggCTGGCCTTGTTCACGTCCACGGCCAGCCCCAAACCCCCAGCCACGGCCTCGCCGAGAAAAACGGCTTTGCCGGCCGCATACACCACCTACCAGACCTTATCCAGCAGAGCCATCACTCGCCTTCCTCTTCCACAAccatcccttcctcctcctcctcctcctcctcttcctccttcccctcatCATCTAGCTATGCCAGCCCTGCCATGTCCCCACAGAACTCCCTGGACGAGCTCACTGCCATGGAG TCCCAGTCAGAAAGCAACTCCATGTCCAAACAcaagtcttcctcctccttcactcccttCATCGACCCTCGTCTTCTCCAGATCTCTCCATCCAGCGGCAGCTCCCTCAACAACATGG CAGCATTTGGGCCGGACGGACGGCTTGCAGACCCGCTGAAATCCGACCCGTCCCGTAAAGGCTCGGTGGTCAACGTCAACCCGGTCAACACGCGCCCGCCGAGCGACACGCCAGAGATTCGCAAGTACAAGAAGAGGTTCAACTCTGAGATCCTGTGTGCTGCGCTCTGGG GAGTCAACCTGCTGGTGGGAACAGAGAGTGGTCTGATGCTGCTGGACCGGAGCGGTCAGGGGAAGGTCTACCCTCTGATCAACCGGAGACGCGTCCAGCAGATGGACGTCCTGGAGGGACTCAACGTCCTGGTCACCATATCGG gcaAAAAGAACAAGCTGCGGGTGTACTATCTGTCGTGGCTGAGAAACAAGATTTTGCACAACGACCCTGAGGTGGAGAAGAAGCAGGGCTGGGTTAACGTGGGCGAACTGGAGGGTTGCGTTCACTACAAAGTCG TGAAATACGAGAGGATTAAGTTCTTGGTGCTGGCCTTGAAGAACGCTGTGGAGGTGTACGCCTGGGCCCCCAAACCCTACCACAAATTCATGGCCTTTAAG TCTTTTGGTGATCTGGTGCACAAGCCTCTGCTAGTTGACTTGACAGTGGAGGAAGGCCAGAGGTTAAAGGTCATCTATGGCTCCTGTTCAGGCTTCCATGCTGTGGATGTGGACTCCGGTGCCGTCTATGACATCTACCTGCCCACACAT ATCCAGACCAGCATTCAGTGCCACGCCATCATCATCTTGCCCAACACTGACGGCATCGAGCTGCTGGTGTGTTACGAGGACGAGGGCGTCTACGTCAACACCTACGGGCGCATCACCAAGGACGTGGTGCTGCAGTGGGGAGAAATGCCGACTTCAGTGG CCTACATTAGGTCAAACCAGATCATGGGCTGGGGTGAGAAGGCCATAGAGATCCGCTCAGTGGAGACGGGCCACCTGGACGGCGTCTTCATGCACAAGAGAGCCCAGAGACTTAAGTTCCTTTGCGAGAGGAATGACAAG GTCTTCTTCGCCTCCGTGCGCGCTGGAGGTGCCAGCCAGGTGTACTTCATGACCCTGGGACGCACTTCCCTCATGAGCTGGTAG